A single region of the Enterobacter cloacae complex sp. R_G8 genome encodes:
- the ldtB gene encoding L,D-transpeptidase: MNMKLTTLFAAALAVVGFCKTASAVTYPLPTDGSRLVGQNQVVTVPEGNTQPLEYFAAQYQLGLSNMLEANPGVDPYLPKAGTVLNIPQQLILPDTVHEGIVINSAEMRLYYYPKGTNTVIVLPIGIGQLGKDTPLNWTTKVERKKAGPTWTPTAKMHAEYIAAGEPLPAVVPAGPDNPMGLYALYIGRLYAIHGTNANFGIGLRVSHGCVRLRNDDIKFLFENVPVGTRVQFINEPVKATSEPDGSRYIEVHNPLSTSEDQINNNEIVPITLNSAVQSVTSQPDVETTIVDQAVQNRSGMPVRLN, encoded by the coding sequence ATGAACATGAAATTAACAACGCTTTTTGCGGCGGCGTTAGCCGTAGTAGGTTTTTGCAAAACCGCTTCTGCGGTGACTTATCCGCTGCCGACAGACGGTAGCCGTCTGGTGGGTCAAAACCAGGTGGTGACGGTGCCTGAGGGTAACACCCAGCCGCTGGAGTATTTCGCAGCACAGTACCAGCTGGGCCTGTCTAACATGCTGGAAGCGAACCCGGGCGTTGACCCGTATCTGCCAAAAGCGGGTACCGTTCTCAACATCCCTCAGCAGCTGATCCTGCCGGATACCGTTCATGAAGGTATCGTCATCAACAGCGCGGAGATGCGTCTCTATTACTACCCGAAAGGCACCAACACGGTAATCGTGCTGCCAATCGGTATCGGTCAGCTGGGTAAAGATACCCCGCTGAACTGGACCACCAAAGTTGAACGTAAGAAAGCAGGCCCAACCTGGACCCCAACGGCGAAAATGCACGCGGAATACATCGCGGCAGGTGAACCGCTGCCAGCCGTGGTTCCGGCAGGCCCGGATAACCCAATGGGTCTGTACGCCCTGTACATCGGCCGCCTTTACGCCATCCACGGTACCAACGCTAACTTCGGTATCGGCCTGCGCGTCAGCCACGGCTGCGTGCGTCTGCGTAACGACGACATCAAATTCCTGTTCGAAAACGTGCCGGTCGGTACACGCGTCCAGTTCATCAACGAACCGGTTAAAGCGACCTCTGAGCCGGATGGCAGCCGTTACATTGAAGTGCACAACCCGCTGTCCACCAGCGAAGACCAGATCAACAATAACGAAATCGTTCCGATCACCCTGAACAGCGCGGTGCAGTCCGTGACCTCTCAGCCGGACGTGGAAACGACTATCGTTGACCAGGCTGTGCAGAACCGTTCCGGTATGCCGGTGCGTCTGAACTAA